A section of the Humulus lupulus chromosome 2, drHumLupu1.1, whole genome shotgun sequence genome encodes:
- the LOC133819129 gene encoding leucine-rich repeat extensin-like protein 6 translates to MKNSSYFRLAIFAIFSIIILSKPSHQADNFDIPNPKLLKAFEALQAWKHLITSDPKKITENWCGPHVCNYTGVYCAPTPNDPHNTTTVAGIDLNHGNIQGSLPEELGLLTDLALFHINSNRFYGQIPKSFSCLKQLYELDVSNNKFSGKFPTVVLSLPSLKFLDIRYNLFEGDLPSRLFDLKLDALFINNNKFSSSLPQNIGNSPVSVIVLANNNLNSCLPSSLLNMKNTLNELIITNSGLKGCLPTDIGNLDKLTVFDVSSNQLVGSLPESMGKMKKLEQLNVANNKLSGYIPPIICALPKLENFTYSGNFFCTEPETCLKLPAKDDRRNCIPYRPFQRSKEECAAFYKYPVDCAAAGAGCPRRSPPPPPPPSPPPPVHHY, encoded by the coding sequence ATGAAGAACTCATCATATTTCAGATTAGCGATTTTTGCAATTTTCTCTATCATAATCCTATCCAAACCATCTCACCAGGCCGACAATTTCGACATCCCAAACCCAAAACTCCTCAAGGCATTCGAAGCTCTCCAAGCATGGAAACACCTAATCACCTCTGACCCAAAAAAGATCACCGAAAACTGGTGTGGTCCCCATGTCTGCAACTACACCGGAGTTTACTGTGCACCAACACCGAACGACCCCCACAACACCACCACAGTCGCAGGCATAGACCTCAACCATGGAAACATTCAAGGCTCGTTACCTGAAGAGCTCGGTCTCTTGACTGACCTAGCTTTGTTCCACATCAACTCCAATCGCTTCTACGGCCAAATTCCAAAAAGCTTTTCATGTCTCAAACAACTTTACGAGCTCGATGTCAGTAACAACAAATTCTCCGGCAAGTTCCCTACTGTGGTTTTATCCTTGCCTTCACTCAAATTCTTGGACATAAGATACAACTTATTCGAAGGCGACCTTCCTTCTCGCTTATTCGACTTGAAACTCGATGCTTTGTTCATAAACAACAACAAGTTCAGCTCTTCTTTACCCCAAAACATAGGGAACTCACCGGTTTCGGTCATAGTTTTGGCCAATAACAATCTCAACAGCTGTTTGCCTTCGAGTTTGCTCAATATGAAGAACACCCTTAACGAGCTAATCATCACTAACAGTGGTCTTAAGGGCTGTTTGCCCACCGATATTGGTAATCTCGACAAGTTGACTGTCTTCGACGTTAGCTCTAACCAGCTCGTGGGGTCGTTGCCGGAGTCGATGGGGAAGATGAAAAAGTTGGAGCAGCTCAACGTGGCTAACAATAAGCTTTCTGGGTATATTCCTCCGATTATTTGCGCCTTGCCCAAGTTGGAAAATTTCACCTACTCTGGCAACTTCTTCTGCACCGAGCCGGAAACTTGCCTGAAGTTGCCCGCTAAAGATGACCGGAGAAACTGCATTCCTTATAGGCCTTTCCAGCGTTCGAAGGAGGAATGTGCCGCCTTCTATAAGTACCCGGTTGATTGCGCCGCGGCTGGCGCTGGCTGCCCACGTAGAAGCCCTCCTCCTCCGCCCCCGCCATCCCCGCCGCCTCCAGTTCATCATTATTAA